Proteins encoded together in one Quercus lobata isolate SW786 chromosome 3, ValleyOak3.0 Primary Assembly, whole genome shotgun sequence window:
- the LOC115980733 gene encoding uncharacterized protein LOC115980733 has protein sequence MDCNFLTEEFVPLLKEKHTATIYHLRHFIKGKYYGHILSYYKIWDAKQRAIAKIFGDWEESYQRLRKLLLAYWDQEPGTRFWFHTIPRDEFGDTILRYIFWAFAPCIARFRHCKPVISIDVTHLYGKYRGVLLIAMATDANNKVLPLAFAVVDKESGSSWGWFLEHLRNALGDVIADKDICIISDRHKGIQSAIANWPRHDDGRQRVVHRYCLRHVASNFNTHFQDAILKSLALKAGYATQESKFELYMQPIKEAEIEALRKKRRTERQESELDSSIMPYTYLMNEDLDKWTQLHGGGYRYGAMTTNVSECFNGVLKGARGLPIAAMVEFTHYKLVAYFHDRHKEITHDLSKDKWQMRKIPCSHAIKVLQYLGQDATAYIDPCYSLVNAIHTYSHAFVVPKSDSLWRDVDGPKWVSDPKLLRGKGRPVASRIRNEMDGFRRELGSRRPDSNLREIQQKQSCGLCHQHGHNRRRCPLSHGASTSSNNSN, from the exons atggatTGTAATTTTCTAACAGAAGAATTTGTTCCATTGTTGAAAGAGAAACACACGGCAACAATTTATCACCTCAGACATTTCATTAAAGGGAAGTATTATGGGCATATTCTTTCTTACTATAAGATATGGGATGCGAAACAACGAGCTATTGCAAAGATATTTGGAGATTGGGAagagtcttaccaaaggttgAGAAAGTTATTGTTGGCATACTGGGATCAAGAACCTGGCACCCGTTTCTGGTTTCACACCATACCCAGGGACGAGTTCGGTGATACAATATTGCGCTATATATTTTGGGCTTTCGCTCCATGCATTGCAAGATTTAGACATTGTAAGCCAGTGATCAGTATTGATGTGACCCATTTGTATGGTAAATATCGAGGGGTGTTGTTGATTGCAATGGCCACCGATGCCAACAACAAGGTTTTGCCTCTTGCCTTTGCCGTTGTGGACAAAGAGTCAGGGTctagttgggggtggtttttaGAACACCTCAGGAATGCACTGGGGGATGTGATAGCAGATAAGGACATCTGCATAATTTCTGACCGACATAAGGGTATTCAAAGTGCAATTGCAAACTGGCCTAGACATGATGATGGACGACAACGAGTAGTTCACagatattgccttcgacatgttgctagcaacttcaacacGCATTTTCAGGACGCCATTTTAAAGTCATTAGCCTTGAAAGCGGGGTATGCTACTCAGGAATCTAAATTTGAGTTGTACATGCAACCTATCAAGGAAGCTGAGATCGAGGCCCTTAGGAAGAAACGGAGAACCGAGCGGCAGGAAAGTGAACTCGACTCATCCATCATGCCATACACATATCTAATGAACGAGGATCTAGACAAGTGGACCCAACTACATGGTGGTGGATACCGTTATGGGGCTATGACAACTAATGTCTCGGAGTGCTTCAATGGAGTACTCAAAGGTGCCCGTGGCCTACCCATTGCTGCAATGGTTGAATTCACTCATTACAAACTTGTTGCGTATTTCCATGATCGACATAAAGAAATTACTCATGATCTCTCAAAGGACAAG TGGCAAATGAGAaagatcccttgttcacatgcaattaaagttCTTCAGTACTTGGGGCAAGATGCGACTGCATATATTGACCCATGTTATAGTTTGGTGAACGCCATTCACACCTACTCACATGCATTTGTGGTGCCAAAGTCAGATTCATTGTGGAGGGATGTGGATGGTCCAAAGTGGGTGTCTGACCCAAAACTGTTGCGGGGCAAAGGTCGACCTGTGGCGTCTAGGATACGAAATGAGATGGATGGGTTCCGGCGAGAACTGGGAAGCCGGAGGCCAGATTCTAACTTGAGGGAGATTCAGCAAAAGCAGAGTTGTGGACTGTGTCATCAACATGGGCATAACCGTAGAAGATGTCCGCTTTCCCATGGGGCTTCGACAAGCAGTAATAATTCAAACTAG
- the LOC115981483 gene encoding uncharacterized protein LOC115981483 isoform X1: protein MLELAAQGHASKVSADSLAVGAILSATDSVCTLQVLNQDETPLLYSIVFGEGVVNDATSIVLFNAVQSLDVSNIDLLTALKFLGTFLYLFFTSTALGIAGQGACHFLQWEDTQEITTINDLVDESKHGISVDSTSTSHELVTKMGDLSINNLKRKFDSLEMENPQHLPTSVAVHEHFEKDQEPVIERSEHDETSENLTSTKYIDPSRVEDSSNLQDLVVLEVELTAIQGIHGESIGVSNIFFALGTEPFKDLDRIFSEIETEFEDQRANNAIEGWENMGQENGHVPAQHTVIDLHYYSTVEELVEVGPEKLIIEACYRYNLELHKKEEIAEEIARLRSAVSAITESKKSAKGAPAQLLDAFSKLEVNNNRNLERAMKEITS from the exons ATGCTGGAGCTGGCAGCACAAGGACATGCTTCAAAGGTATCGGCAGATAGTTTAG CTGTTGGTGCCATATTGTCAGCAACTGATTCAGTTTGCACGCTGCAG GTTCTCAATCAAGATGAAACGCCCTTACTTTACAGTATTGTATTCGGTGAGGGAGTGGTGAATGATGCCACCTCTATTGTGCTTTTCAATGCAGTCCAATCACTTGATGTCAGCAACATTGATCTGCTTACAGCATTGAAATTCTTGGGGACCTTCCTTTACCTCTTCTTCACCAGTACTGCTCTTGGTATAGCA GGACAAGGAGCTTGTCATTTCCTTCAATGGGAGGATACTCAagaaattaccacaattaatgATCTTGTAGATGAAAGCAAACATGGCATATCTGTAGATTCTACTTCAACAAGCCATGAGTTAGTCACTAAAATGGGTGATTTGagtattaataatttaaagagGAAGTTTGATTCACTAGAGATGGAAAATCCTCAACATCTCCCAACTTCTGTGGCTGTACATGAACATTTTGAGAAAGATCAAGAGCCTGTCATAGAGAGGAGTGAACATGATGAGACTTCAGAGAATTTAACATCTACAAAGTATATTGATCCATCACGAGTTGAGGACTCTTCAAATCTCCAAGACCTAGTTGTGCTGGAGGTTGAGTTGACT GCAATACAAGGAATACATGGAGAATCTATTGGAGtatctaatatattttttgctttgGGGACAGAGCCCTTCAAAGATCTTGATAGAATATTCTCAGAG ATCGAGACTGAATTTGAAGACCAAAGGGCAAATAATGCAATAGAAGGATGGGAGAACATGGGTCAAGAAAATGGACATGTTCCTGCTCAGCACACTGTAATTGATCTTCATTATTACAGCACAGTTGAAGAGTTGGTGGAAGTGGGTCCTGAAAAGTTAATAATCG AAGCTTGCTATAGGTACAATTTAGAGCtacacaagaaagaagagattgCTGAGGAAATTGCACGGTTGAGGAGTGCGGTTAGTGCTATAACGGAGTCAAAGAAATCTGCAAAGGGGGCTCCAGCACAACTTCTGGATGCATTTAGCAAGTTAGAGGTCAATAATAATCGGAACCTAGAGAGGGCCATGAAAGAGATTACCTCATGA
- the LOC115980732 gene encoding amyloid beta A4 precursor protein-binding family B member 1-interacting protein-like, protein MSPAHPYFDWYDRVTWRFVDHTSASLIIMVASHKKLLKLYTVGSPEYRHISAILKTVERLHRITARLPLEDIDGANPEAPEDTGRPSTSSTRASHSHGQRATSHQVVNRADLPPPPRASPALEFPPPPHASPSPEIPPRTAHAVSDLEISLPTAHASFHPEIPSHTSHTFFDPAHLSFTPPSFDLGPDFSQTPPVMHTQSLSYSIDCI, encoded by the exons ATGTCGCCTGCTCATCCATACTTCGATTGGTATGATAGGGTGACTTGGAGGTTCGTCGACCACACTTCGGCTTCACTTATTATTATG gTTGCCAGTCACAAGAAGTTGTTGAAACTTTATACAGTAGGCAGTCCTGAGTACAGGCATATTTCAGCTATACTTAAGACAGTGGAACGCCTTCACCGTATAACTGCTCGACTTCCGTTGGAAGATATCGATGGGGCAAATCCAGAAGCGCCAGAAGATACTGGACGACCAAGCACGAGCTCAACTCGTGCCAGCCATAGCCATGGTCAGCGTGCTACATCCCATCAGGTTGTCAATAGGGCAGATCTCCCTCCACCCCCACGTGCATCTCCTGCCCTAGAGTTCCCTCCACCTCCACATGCATCTCCTTCCCCAGAGATCCCTCCACGTACTGCTCATGCAGTTTCTGACCTAGAGATCTCTCTACCCACTGCTCATGCATCTTTTCACCCCGAGATCCCTTCACACACCTCACATACATTTTTTGATCCTGCTCATCTTTCATTTACTCCACCATCCTTTGATCTCGGCCCTGATTTCAGTCAAACCCCTCCTGTCATGCACACGCAATCCCTATCATACAGCATTG ACTGCATATAG
- the LOC115981483 gene encoding uncharacterized protein LOC115981483 isoform X2: MLNELLVPYCQQLIQFARCSIVFGEGVVNDATSIVLFNAVQSLDVSNIDLLTALKFLGTFLYLFFTSTALGIAGQGACHFLQWEDTQEITTINDLVDESKHGISVDSTSTSHELVTKMGDLSINNLKRKFDSLEMENPQHLPTSVAVHEHFEKDQEPVIERSEHDETSENLTSTKYIDPSRVEDSSNLQDLVVLEVELTAIQGIHGESIGVSNIFFALGTEPFKDLDRIFSEIETEFEDQRANNAIEGWENMGQENGHVPAQHTVIDLHYYSTVEELVEVGPEKLIIEACYRYNLELHKKEEIAEEIARLRSAVSAITESKKSAKGAPAQLLDAFSKLEVNNNRNLERAMKEITS; encoded by the exons ATGTTGAATGAG CTGTTGGTGCCATATTGTCAGCAACTGATTCAGTTTGCACGCTGCAG TATTGTATTCGGTGAGGGAGTGGTGAATGATGCCACCTCTATTGTGCTTTTCAATGCAGTCCAATCACTTGATGTCAGCAACATTGATCTGCTTACAGCATTGAAATTCTTGGGGACCTTCCTTTACCTCTTCTTCACCAGTACTGCTCTTGGTATAGCA GGACAAGGAGCTTGTCATTTCCTTCAATGGGAGGATACTCAagaaattaccacaattaatgATCTTGTAGATGAAAGCAAACATGGCATATCTGTAGATTCTACTTCAACAAGCCATGAGTTAGTCACTAAAATGGGTGATTTGagtattaataatttaaagagGAAGTTTGATTCACTAGAGATGGAAAATCCTCAACATCTCCCAACTTCTGTGGCTGTACATGAACATTTTGAGAAAGATCAAGAGCCTGTCATAGAGAGGAGTGAACATGATGAGACTTCAGAGAATTTAACATCTACAAAGTATATTGATCCATCACGAGTTGAGGACTCTTCAAATCTCCAAGACCTAGTTGTGCTGGAGGTTGAGTTGACT GCAATACAAGGAATACATGGAGAATCTATTGGAGtatctaatatattttttgctttgGGGACAGAGCCCTTCAAAGATCTTGATAGAATATTCTCAGAG ATCGAGACTGAATTTGAAGACCAAAGGGCAAATAATGCAATAGAAGGATGGGAGAACATGGGTCAAGAAAATGGACATGTTCCTGCTCAGCACACTGTAATTGATCTTCATTATTACAGCACAGTTGAAGAGTTGGTGGAAGTGGGTCCTGAAAAGTTAATAATCG AAGCTTGCTATAGGTACAATTTAGAGCtacacaagaaagaagagattgCTGAGGAAATTGCACGGTTGAGGAGTGCGGTTAGTGCTATAACGGAGTCAAAGAAATCTGCAAAGGGGGCTCCAGCACAACTTCTGGATGCATTTAGCAAGTTAGAGGTCAATAATAATCGGAACCTAGAGAGGGCCATGAAAGAGATTACCTCATGA